The following proteins come from a genomic window of Limosilactobacillus reuteri:
- a CDS encoding lactonase family protein — MIEQFLIGTYTKKASKGIYKVTIDTDQEKITNVKLAILSQKPAYLQVGQDERIYAIKQVDNKGGVASYSLSDDNAKMLSDVLAAGAPPAYVGVDNKRHLLFSANYHTAKIDVFKINEDGTLTQTDSVLHEGATGPKPEQEAPHVHYADLTPDNRLVVCDLGMDLVVVYDVSDDGKLTAVSRYKCEDGFGTRHIAFHPNGNYAYLLGELSSKLDVLKYNSKNASFKHLQTIKTIPADWTAHNGAAAIRLSNDGKFVYTSNRGENTIAVFEVQPDFTVKHIQSISTEGDFPRDFNLNQDENYLLASNQNSDNLTLYKRNPLTGNLTLLQKDVSCPEPVCVMKWK; from the coding sequence TTGATTGAACAATTTCTAATTGGAACTTATACTAAAAAAGCAAGTAAAGGGATCTATAAAGTTACCATCGATACTGACCAAGAAAAAATAACGAATGTTAAACTAGCAATTTTATCTCAAAAGCCAGCTTACTTACAAGTTGGTCAAGATGAGCGGATCTACGCAATTAAACAAGTAGATAATAAGGGAGGAGTTGCCTCTTATTCGTTAAGCGACGACAATGCTAAGATGTTAAGCGATGTTTTAGCTGCTGGTGCCCCTCCTGCATATGTAGGAGTTGATAACAAACGACATTTATTATTCAGTGCTAATTATCATACAGCAAAAATAGATGTTTTTAAGATCAACGAAGATGGAACGTTGACACAAACTGATTCGGTCCTTCACGAAGGAGCAACCGGTCCTAAACCTGAACAAGAGGCTCCACACGTCCATTATGCTGACCTAACCCCAGATAATCGTCTAGTTGTATGTGACTTAGGAATGGACCTTGTCGTGGTTTACGACGTCTCTGATGATGGTAAATTAACTGCTGTCTCCCGCTATAAATGTGAAGATGGATTTGGTACCCGTCATATAGCTTTCCATCCAAATGGTAATTATGCTTATCTTTTAGGTGAATTAAGCAGTAAACTAGACGTATTAAAATATAATAGTAAGAATGCATCATTTAAGCACCTTCAAACAATTAAAACAATTCCTGCAGACTGGACAGCTCACAATGGAGCAGCTGCTATTCGACTTTCAAATGATGGTAAGTTTGTCTATACTTCAAATCGTGGTGAAAATACTATTGCTGTCTTTGAAGTACAACCAGACTTTACTGTTAAACATATCCAATCTATTTCAACTGAAGGAGATTTTCCACGCGATTTTAATCTAAATCAAGATGAAAATTATCTTTTAGCTTCAAATCAGAACTCTGATAACCTTACTCTTTATAAACGAAACCCATTAACTGGTAATTTAACTCTTCTTCAAAAAGATGTTAGTTGTCCAGAACCAGTGTGTGTAATGAAGTGGAAATAA
- a CDS encoding methyltransferase domain-containing protein, translating into MKKVERQREMVKNNLAFFQCPVCEQPMERIEGNSIICGNSHRFDFNRHGYLHFLNGAANTEYDRSMFESRRQLLNAGLFKPIIENISKFLPSKSLKILDVGTGEGTPLLQLETIRANCNDTMIGFDISKPGITLATQLPLKAFFCVADLRKLPFNDESFDCILELFSPSDYQEFNRVLKKEGTLIKVIPNANYLVELRHLLYKTGERNYHYDNSRVIELFKRHYPHSKVETVTYQFRIPDGLQQSMLEMTPLHWGANAKKLSKEVLTQLKTITVDVSLLIAKKTN; encoded by the coding sequence TTGAAAAAAGTTGAACGTCAACGAGAAATGGTAAAAAATAATCTTGCCTTTTTTCAATGTCCTGTTTGTGAACAGCCAATGGAGAGAATCGAAGGAAACAGTATTATTTGTGGAAATAGTCATCGCTTTGACTTTAATCGGCATGGTTATCTTCATTTCCTCAATGGGGCTGCTAATACTGAATATGATCGATCAATGTTTGAATCTCGTCGTCAGCTATTAAATGCAGGCCTATTTAAGCCAATTATTGAAAATATTAGTAAATTCTTACCTTCAAAATCTTTAAAGATCTTAGATGTAGGGACTGGGGAAGGAACCCCATTATTACAATTAGAAACGATTCGTGCTAATTGTAATGATACGATGATTGGCTTTGACATTTCTAAACCAGGGATAACACTTGCTACTCAGTTACCGTTAAAAGCATTTTTTTGTGTAGCTGATTTACGTAAATTGCCTTTTAATGATGAGAGTTTTGATTGTATATTAGAGCTGTTTTCTCCATCTGATTATCAAGAGTTTAACCGGGTTCTAAAGAAAGAGGGGACCCTTATTAAGGTAATTCCTAACGCTAATTACTTAGTCGAATTACGTCACCTCTTATATAAAACGGGAGAACGCAATTACCACTATGATAATTCACGAGTAATCGAGTTATTTAAACGACATTATCCGCATAGTAAAGTTGAAACGGTAACCTACCAATTTAGAATCCCAGACGGCTTACAACAATCAATGTTAGAAATGACACCTTTACACTGGGGAGCAAACGCTAAAAAATTATCTAAAGAAGTATTAACTCAATTGAAAACAATTACGGTGGATGTAAGCTTATTAATTGCGAAAAAAACTAATTAA
- a CDS encoding tRNA (cytidine(34)-2'-O)-methyltransferase: MTNHIVLFEPLFPANTGNIARTCAGTNTELHLIKPLGFSTDDKHMKRAGLDYWDKVKITYHEDLPSFMKTIPDINRLYIVSKFATHDYSDADYTGEGDHYFLFGKETTGLPERFMQKYPENAIRIPQNDNNIRALNLSNSAAIVIYEALRQQSFPNLARVHKYEFDKLK; encoded by the coding sequence ATGACAAACCATATTGTCTTGTTTGAACCATTGTTTCCAGCAAATACGGGAAATATTGCGCGAACTTGTGCGGGGACAAATACTGAATTACATTTAATTAAGCCATTAGGATTTTCAACTGATGATAAGCATATGAAACGGGCTGGATTAGACTACTGGGATAAAGTAAAGATCACGTATCATGAAGATTTACCTTCATTTATGAAGACTATTCCTGATATTAACCGCTTATATATTGTTTCTAAGTTTGCTACCCATGATTATAGTGATGCTGATTATACGGGTGAAGGAGATCATTATTTCTTATTTGGGAAAGAAACCACTGGCTTGCCTGAACGTTTTATGCAAAAATACCCAGAAAATGCTATCCGGATTCCACAAAATGACAATAATATTCGAGCACTGAATTTATCGAATAGTGCAGCGATTGTTATTTATGAAGCTTTGCGGCAACAAAGTTTTCCTAATTTAGCCCGAGTTCATAAATATGAATTCGATAAATTGAAGTAA
- a CDS encoding DNA translocase FtsK: MARRKKASSRRTRGKKQQYRLIDNLLGIIVCLLMLVGLFNLGVLGTFLDNCFKIFVGSSFPIVMIIAFLYGLCFALYGHRPHFEKRWIAGAIIAYIGLLMWLQAVMFQRLNLHAKVIETTWNSLSKVIFNGDSTVPVGGGMIGAYLYNGSNILISEVGTAVLSWLLMIIGIIVFFALPWREFLVKCGIGIKKSGAAMANAHDQLMKKRTERATKTTTVPSIGVPLSKASRQVKDFFADQESAKPTSTPPVSPAMPVQDPVEPTIRVASESQVEGTHSGTQDEQTLKQHDDTEIKLAGIDAKEDNDYQLPPVSLLSQVKATDQQEDLNNIKKNTKTLQQTLKSFGVDATVENVNLGPSVTKYELRPAVGVKVSRITHLADDLALALAAKDIRIEAPIPGKSLIGIEVPNQQIATVGFRDMVENAPSNDNPMEVPLGRSVTGDIKMADLTKMPHLLIAGATGSGKSVAINVIITSILLKAKPHQVKMLMIDPKKVELSVYNGIPHLLSPVVSEPKKAARALGKVVAEMERRYELFAKFGVRNLDGYNKLVKQQNDDHPDEVQANLPLILVIIDELADLMMTVSHDVEDAIVRIAQMGRAAGIHMILATQRPSVDVITGLIKSNVPSRIAFAVSSGVDSRTIIDTNGAEKLLGRGDMLFEPIDQNKPVRIQGAFISDHDVESVVDFIKNERAAEYDDNMVVTDNEIEQEEQAEEEDELFPEALDFVVDQQKASTSLIQRRFRIGYNRAARIIDDMEQRGFIGPANGSKPREVYKQKSEE, from the coding sequence ATGGCGAGAAGGAAAAAGGCATCATCCCGCCGGACAAGAGGGAAAAAACAACAGTATCGATTAATTGATAATCTATTAGGAATAATTGTTTGCCTCTTAATGTTAGTTGGCTTATTTAATTTAGGAGTATTAGGAACTTTTCTCGATAACTGTTTTAAGATTTTTGTAGGATCATCCTTTCCAATTGTGATGATTATTGCTTTTCTCTATGGATTATGTTTTGCATTGTATGGGCATCGTCCGCATTTCGAAAAACGTTGGATTGCAGGAGCTATTATTGCCTACATTGGTTTATTGATGTGGCTTCAGGCAGTAATGTTTCAGCGTCTGAATCTTCATGCAAAGGTAATCGAAACTACTTGGAATAGTCTTAGTAAGGTTATTTTTAACGGTGATTCAACTGTTCCGGTTGGTGGAGGGATGATTGGTGCTTACCTATATAATGGAAGTAATATTTTAATTTCAGAAGTTGGGACAGCGGTATTGTCATGGTTGTTAATGATTATCGGAATTATTGTCTTTTTTGCATTACCATGGCGCGAATTTCTAGTAAAATGTGGGATTGGCATTAAAAAATCTGGAGCAGCAATGGCTAATGCTCACGATCAATTAATGAAAAAGAGAACGGAGAGAGCAACTAAAACAACTACGGTACCATCAATTGGCGTGCCTCTTAGTAAAGCATCACGACAGGTCAAAGATTTCTTTGCAGACCAAGAATCTGCAAAGCCAACGTCAACGCCGCCAGTTTCTCCAGCGATGCCTGTTCAAGATCCTGTTGAACCAACTATTAGGGTCGCAAGTGAAAGTCAAGTGGAGGGAACTCATAGCGGTACCCAAGATGAGCAGACTTTGAAACAACATGACGATACGGAAATTAAACTTGCAGGAATTGATGCTAAAGAAGATAATGATTACCAATTGCCACCAGTCAGCCTGCTAAGTCAAGTAAAAGCAACAGACCAGCAAGAAGATTTGAATAATATCAAAAAGAACACCAAAACACTTCAGCAAACCCTAAAATCTTTTGGTGTGGATGCAACAGTTGAAAATGTTAATTTGGGTCCTTCCGTTACCAAATATGAGTTACGCCCAGCAGTAGGAGTAAAAGTCAGCCGAATAACCCATTTGGCTGATGATTTAGCCCTTGCCCTTGCGGCTAAAGATATCCGGATTGAAGCGCCAATCCCGGGGAAATCATTAATTGGGATTGAAGTTCCGAACCAGCAAATTGCAACAGTTGGTTTTCGCGATATGGTCGAAAATGCTCCTAGTAATGATAATCCCATGGAAGTTCCGCTTGGTCGCAGTGTCACTGGGGATATCAAAATGGCCGATCTAACTAAGATGCCACACCTCCTTATTGCCGGGGCAACGGGTAGTGGTAAGTCTGTTGCAATAAATGTTATCATTACAAGCATTTTATTAAAGGCTAAACCGCATCAAGTAAAGATGTTAATGATTGATCCTAAAAAAGTCGAATTAAGTGTTTATAATGGTATTCCTCATCTTCTCAGTCCGGTAGTCTCTGAACCCAAAAAGGCAGCTCGTGCGTTAGGAAAAGTTGTTGCAGAAATGGAGCGTCGTTACGAATTGTTTGCTAAATTCGGTGTTCGTAACCTGGATGGGTATAATAAATTGGTTAAACAACAAAATGATGACCATCCTGATGAAGTTCAAGCTAACTTACCATTGATTTTAGTTATTATTGATGAATTAGCGGACTTGATGATGACCGTTTCGCATGATGTTGAAGATGCAATTGTCCGGATTGCACAAATGGGGCGGGCTGCTGGTATTCACATGATTTTGGCAACTCAACGTCCTTCAGTTGATGTTATTACAGGGCTTATTAAGTCTAACGTTCCTTCTCGAATTGCCTTTGCAGTTTCTAGTGGGGTTGATTCGCGAACTATTATCGATACTAATGGGGCAGAAAAACTCCTTGGTCGAGGTGATATGTTATTTGAACCAATCGATCAAAATAAGCCAGTCCGGATTCAAGGCGCATTTATTTCTGATCATGATGTTGAATCAGTAGTAGACTTTATAAAAAACGAGCGAGCGGCTGAGTATGACGATAATATGGTTGTAACTGATAATGAAATCGAGCAAGAAGAACAAGCTGAGGAGGAAGATGAATTGTTCCCCGAAGCATTAGATTTTGTGGTTGATCAACAAAAGGCATCAACTTCGCTAATTCAGCGTCGTTTTAGAATTGGCTATAATCGTGCAGCAAGAATTATTGATGATATGGAACAGCGTGGATTTATCGGACCAGCTAATGGATCGAAACCACGTGAAGTTTATAAGCAAAAAAGTGAGGAATAA
- a CDS encoding DUF4044 domain-containing protein produces the protein MQRKKKTRFQKITMVAIWLMLIAMLGSLIFGAVASLNLI, from the coding sequence ATGCAGCGAAAAAAGAAAACTCGTTTCCAAAAAATTACCATGGTTGCTATTTGGCTCATGTTAATTGCAATGCTTGGTTCTTTAATTTTTGGAGCAGTTGCATCCTTAAACTTAATTTAG
- the mraZ gene encoding division/cell wall cluster transcriptional repressor MraZ, protein MLMGEFTHTIDSKGRLIIPAKFREQLGAHFIVTRGLDGCLFGYPLNEWAILEQKLKALPLTKRDARAFVRFLYSAATDCEIDKQGRINIPITLRTHASLEKKCVIVGVSNRLEIWSAERWNKFTSETADNFDEIAEDLNIDF, encoded by the coding sequence GTGTTAATGGGAGAATTTACACACACTATTGATTCCAAAGGCCGACTAATTATTCCTGCCAAATTTCGAGAACAATTGGGGGCACACTTCATTGTTACTCGGGGGTTAGATGGATGTTTGTTTGGATATCCATTAAATGAATGGGCGATTTTAGAACAAAAGCTAAAGGCGCTCCCGTTAACAAAGCGTGATGCACGTGCATTTGTACGCTTTTTATATTCTGCTGCGACAGATTGCGAAATTGATAAACAAGGACGGATTAATATTCCGATAACATTACGAACTCATGCCTCACTTGAAAAGAAGTGTGTAATCGTTGGTGTGTCTAATCGTTTAGAAATCTGGAGCGCTGAACGGTGGAATAAATTTACAAGCGAAACAGCTGATAATTTTGATGAGATTGCTGAAGATCTTAATATTGATTTTTAA
- the rsmH gene encoding 16S rRNA (cytosine(1402)-N(4))-methyltransferase RsmH — protein sequence MAEFKHVTVLLKEAVAGLNVQPTGTYVDATLGGGGHTQAILEQLVDGHLYSFDQDQTAIDYNKEHLKTAIEQQKLTLVEDNFRNIKTELNSYNVKRVNGILYDLGVSSPQFDDAKRGFSYQHDAPLDMRMNQEQKLSAMEVVNEWPYERLVKILYRYGEEKFAKSIARKIEQRRKIAPIKTTFELVDVIKEGIPAAARRHGGHPAKKSFQAIRIAVNDELGALEESLEQALDLLDVGGRISVITFQSLEDRLVKTMFREKASLSGDVPQGLPVIPAGMEPNFKLINKKPIVASDEELAANHRAHSAKLRIIEKIREGK from the coding sequence ATGGCAGAATTTAAACATGTAACGGTACTTTTAAAGGAGGCCGTAGCAGGATTAAATGTGCAACCAACAGGTACCTACGTTGATGCAACATTAGGTGGTGGTGGTCATACGCAAGCTATTTTAGAACAGCTCGTCGATGGCCACTTATATTCATTTGATCAGGATCAGACGGCAATTGATTACAATAAAGAACACTTGAAAACTGCAATAGAACAGCAAAAATTAACATTAGTTGAAGATAATTTCCGTAACATAAAAACGGAATTGAATAGCTATAATGTAAAACGTGTTAATGGAATTTTATATGATTTAGGTGTTTCATCTCCACAGTTCGATGATGCTAAAAGAGGTTTTAGCTATCAGCATGACGCACCCTTAGACATGCGAATGAATCAAGAACAAAAATTGTCGGCAATGGAAGTTGTTAACGAATGGCCATATGAACGTCTCGTTAAGATTCTTTATCGATATGGAGAAGAAAAGTTTGCCAAGTCAATTGCTAGAAAGATTGAACAACGCCGAAAGATAGCACCAATAAAGACGACATTTGAATTAGTTGATGTGATTAAAGAGGGAATTCCGGCAGCAGCTCGTCGTCATGGTGGTCATCCAGCGAAAAAGAGTTTTCAAGCTATTCGGATAGCAGTTAACGACGAATTAGGTGCTTTAGAGGAATCGTTAGAACAAGCATTAGACTTGTTAGATGTTGGGGGACGAATCAGTGTCATTACCTTCCAGTCACTAGAAGATCGGTTGGTAAAGACAATGTTTCGTGAAAAGGCTTCATTAAGTGGGGATGTACCGCAGGGATTACCAGTAATACCAGCGGGAATGGAACCAAACTTCAAATTAATTAATAAAAAGCCGATTGTAGCTAGTGATGAAGAATTAGCGGCAAATCATCGTGCGCATAGTGCCAAGTTGAGGATAATCGAGAAAATTAGAGAAGGAAAGTGA
- the ftsL gene encoding cell division protein FtsL, whose protein sequence is MVSNAARQLAGEQQPQQAPRKKTYQQPKISPSPVRWSKFERSLVAVGSLITLCLMISLLSTKISINNQQQRLQDTQTQITKAKSSNTSLQQEIAELTTQSHLKSAAHKYGLSDKNSNVRNVNK, encoded by the coding sequence ATGGTTTCAAATGCGGCAAGGCAACTGGCGGGAGAGCAACAACCGCAGCAAGCGCCAAGAAAAAAGACTTATCAACAACCAAAAATTTCTCCAAGTCCGGTTAGATGGTCAAAATTTGAAAGATCTTTAGTAGCAGTAGGTAGCTTAATTACGCTATGCTTAATGATTAGCTTACTTTCTACAAAAATTAGTATTAATAATCAGCAACAGCGCTTACAGGATACCCAAACTCAAATTACTAAGGCAAAAAGTAGTAATACAAGTTTGCAGCAAGAAATCGCTGAATTGACGACTCAATCGCATTTGAAATCAGCAGCACATAAATATGGATTATCAGATAAAAATTCAAATGTAAGGAACGTTAATAAATAA
- a CDS encoding penicillin-binding protein — protein MNKKPQRTKNRGHRENRGTFGKWLFLITVGLFTLFIVRFAYIAINKDVQHVNLRSQAEQIYTQQRIIQARRGDIYDSEGNPLATDTSKYTLYAVLDRTQKSSDGKPLYVKNRKKTAKILSQYIDLTPKQIEKILKPKGQAYQVEFGSAGSNLSVSTMQKIKNRHLPGINFIATPARQYPEGEFASQIIGMATPKIKNDNGTEETNLVGQLGLEGYFNKQLTGTNGLRKDKQDVYGYQIANSNQVTKKAINGDNIYTTLDSQTQHFLENKVNKVYKSSNANAMTAVVMEAKTGKIIAATQRPTLHAENNPVWRNMLVQDAYEPGSVMKILSLAAAIDTGHFNPNATFNSGTWAMGGGKITDWSSSGWGTIAYKDAFDMSSNVGFAHVEQDMGADTWMKYIKRFGLLKKVNVIGMDNEVNGYTSFKGILAQANTAFGQGITVNVMQMMQAFSAIGNNGKMMKPYIVSKVVDGNSGKTIQMVKPKVVGQPIKASTAKKVLGYMQGVVYDQKGLGHDYQIKGYRIAGKTATAQIGGAHGYSTGDTNYLYSFAGMAPAKNPKYIMYITLRQPQNLKKPATKQIASVFNPTMKMLLSQQKVAEKAKKKVITMPNVVGQSSDDANKKLSGKGMQVIVVGSGKKVKQQSAVPDEQVLTDQHVILDTGGEYKMPDISGWSSADVQQLAKILKLKVKENGNGYVTQQSISPDTTIKRGTTLTVQYEAKN, from the coding sequence ATGAATAAGAAGCCACAACGAACGAAAAATAGGGGACATAGAGAAAACCGAGGGACCTTTGGCAAATGGCTCTTTCTAATCACGGTTGGATTGTTTACCTTATTTATCGTTCGTTTTGCGTATATCGCAATAAATAAAGATGTTCAACATGTTAACTTACGCTCGCAAGCTGAGCAAATTTATACTCAGCAACGAATTATTCAAGCGCGCCGGGGTGACATTTATGATTCAGAAGGAAACCCCTTAGCAACTGATACAAGTAAATATACCCTCTATGCTGTTCTTGATCGAACCCAAAAATCTTCTGATGGGAAACCGCTATATGTAAAGAATCGAAAAAAAACTGCGAAGATATTATCACAATATATTGACCTGACACCAAAACAAATTGAAAAGATCCTTAAACCAAAGGGACAAGCCTATCAAGTTGAATTTGGAAGCGCTGGAAGCAACCTTTCTGTTTCAACGATGCAGAAGATTAAAAATCGGCATTTACCAGGGATTAACTTTATTGCGACCCCAGCACGTCAATATCCAGAAGGTGAATTTGCTTCTCAAATAATTGGGATGGCAACGCCTAAGATTAAAAATGATAATGGGACTGAAGAGACAAATTTAGTTGGACAATTAGGCTTAGAAGGTTACTTTAATAAGCAATTGACTGGAACAAATGGATTAAGAAAAGATAAACAGGACGTCTATGGATACCAGATTGCTAATTCAAATCAGGTAACTAAGAAAGCCATCAATGGGGATAATATCTACACTACGCTTGATTCACAAACCCAACATTTTCTCGAAAATAAAGTTAATAAGGTTTATAAAAGTTCTAATGCCAATGCAATGACTGCAGTTGTAATGGAAGCTAAAACGGGTAAAATTATTGCCGCTACTCAACGGCCAACTCTTCATGCAGAAAATAATCCGGTTTGGCGGAATATGCTAGTTCAAGATGCTTATGAACCAGGCTCCGTAATGAAAATTTTGTCATTAGCTGCTGCCATTGATACCGGACATTTTAATCCTAATGCAACCTTTAATTCTGGAACCTGGGCCATGGGCGGCGGAAAAATCACTGATTGGTCAAGTTCTGGTTGGGGGACAATTGCCTATAAAGATGCTTTTGACATGTCTAGTAATGTTGGGTTTGCTCATGTAGAACAAGACATGGGAGCAGATACGTGGATGAAGTACATTAAACGATTTGGCTTGTTAAAAAAAGTTAATGTTATCGGAATGGATAATGAGGTTAATGGTTATACTTCATTTAAAGGTATCCTTGCTCAGGCTAATACCGCCTTTGGACAGGGAATTACTGTAAATGTCATGCAGATGATGCAGGCGTTCAGTGCTATTGGTAATAATGGTAAAATGATGAAACCTTACATTGTTAGCAAAGTTGTAGATGGTAATAGCGGAAAGACAATCCAAATGGTTAAGCCTAAAGTCGTTGGGCAGCCAATAAAAGCATCAACAGCGAAAAAGGTCCTTGGATACATGCAAGGCGTTGTTTATGATCAAAAAGGACTTGGCCACGATTATCAAATTAAGGGTTACCGAATTGCCGGAAAGACAGCTACTGCACAGATTGGTGGTGCTCATGGTTATTCAACCGGTGACACAAACTACCTTTACTCATTTGCAGGGATGGCACCGGCTAAAAATCCAAAGTATATTATGTATATCACCCTTCGCCAACCGCAAAACCTAAAAAAACCAGCAACCAAACAAATTGCCAGTGTCTTTAATCCGACAATGAAAATGCTATTAAGCCAACAAAAGGTTGCGGAAAAGGCCAAGAAAAAGGTTATTACAATGCCCAATGTTGTTGGGCAATCAAGTGATGATGCTAATAAGAAACTATCAGGTAAAGGAATGCAAGTAATCGTCGTTGGCTCTGGTAAGAAAGTTAAACAACAATCAGCAGTTCCCGACGAACAAGTATTAACAGATCAACATGTTATCCTTGATACCGGTGGCGAGTATAAAATGCCAGATATTTCTGGATGGAGCTCTGCTGATGTTCAACAATTAGCTAAGATTCTTAAGCTAAAAGTAAAAGAAAATGGAAACGGCTATGTTACTCAGCAAAGTATTTCGCCTGATACAACTATTAAGCGAGGAACAACTTTGACCGTTCAATATGAAGCTAAAAACTAG
- the mraY gene encoding phospho-N-acetylmuramoyl-pentapeptide-transferase, with protein MNFLSAVLTILSSFLITFLLMPSLIKYFRAKKEGQQIRKEGPTWHAKKAGTPTMGGLLFIFSAVVTILWGAAWQGLITNTLWALLFVLVVYGLIGMWDDSIKIFHHQNEGFKPWQKALCQVLAAMVFTVIYQHEGFQMGFGTTQIGWLYGLFIIFWIVGFSNAVNLTDGLDGLVSGLSIISFAAYLIIALVNLNQPGYPEIALFCLAMIGTLLGFFPYNHKPAKIFMGDMGSLAIGASLAAVSLLLHHEWSLLVIGIVYVCETASVILQVASFKTTGKRIFKMTPIHHHFEMSGWSEWKIDIVFWLVGLVAAIIAVTTILLVG; from the coding sequence ATGAATTTCTTAAGTGCAGTTTTGACTATTCTTAGTTCATTCTTAATTACATTTTTATTAATGCCCTCATTGATTAAATACTTTCGGGCAAAAAAAGAGGGACAACAAATTCGTAAAGAAGGTCCTACCTGGCATGCCAAAAAGGCTGGGACGCCAACGATGGGGGGATTATTGTTCATCTTTTCTGCAGTAGTAACAATTTTATGGGGTGCTGCTTGGCAAGGGTTAATTACAAATACGCTATGGGCACTCCTCTTTGTCCTAGTTGTTTATGGCCTGATTGGGATGTGGGATGATAGCATTAAAATCTTCCACCATCAAAATGAAGGATTTAAGCCATGGCAAAAGGCGCTATGTCAGGTCTTAGCAGCAATGGTCTTTACTGTCATTTATCAACATGAAGGTTTTCAAATGGGCTTTGGAACAACTCAAATTGGTTGGCTTTACGGTTTGTTTATTATTTTTTGGATCGTCGGTTTTTCAAATGCAGTTAATTTAACTGATGGACTTGATGGGTTAGTAAGTGGCCTTTCTATTATTTCTTTTGCAGCTTATTTAATCATTGCCTTAGTAAACCTCAATCAACCAGGTTATCCGGAAATTGCCCTTTTCTGTTTAGCAATGATCGGAACTTTACTAGGCTTCTTCCCCTACAACCATAAACCCGCTAAGATTTTCATGGGTGATATGGGATCTTTAGCAATTGGGGCATCCTTAGCCGCTGTTTCATTGTTATTACATCATGAATGGTCTTTATTAGTAATTGGAATCGTTTATGTTTGTGAAACTGCTAGTGTAATTCTTCAAGTGGCTTCATTTAAAACAACTGGTAAACGAATTTTTAAGATGACGCCAATCCATCATCATTTTGAAATGAGTGGGTGGAGCGAATGGAAAATTGATATTGTATTTTGGCTTGTAGGGTTAGTGGCTGCAATTATTGCTGTTACAACAATCTTATTAGTTGGTTAG